In one Antennarius striatus isolate MH-2024 chromosome 15, ASM4005453v1, whole genome shotgun sequence genomic region, the following are encoded:
- the LOC137608778 gene encoding liver-expressed antimicrobial peptide 2-like: protein MRTFQQRVILITVMLSLICAVQVSSLPFPEDWKLLLQRTKRSLLWRWNSMKPVGASCREHSECGTKYCRKNLCSFHN from the exons ATGAGGACATTTCAGCAAAGAGTCATCCTCATCACTGTCATGCTCTCACTGATCTGTGCCGTTCAG GTCAGTTCACTGCCTTTCCCCGAGGACTGGAAGCTTCTGCTGCAGCGGACCAAACGGTCACTGCTGTGGCGCTGGAACAGCATGAAGCCGGTGGGTGCCAGCTGCAGGGAGCACTCAGAGTGTGGCACAAAATACTGCAG GAAAAATCTCTGTTCTTTCCACAACTGA